The DNA window CCCTTCTTCTAAGCCTAAGAGAATGGGTTTTGACCAAGGTCACCTTGTGGGTTTCAAATGACTGACCCAGGTTTACCAGAGTCCGAGCCCAATACCAAAACAGTACATCACACTAGCTCTCCTTCCACTAAAATGCTACCTACTGATTTCATCCTTTATGCAAATATGTACAACTCTGTAGATTTAGTGATATGTGTGTGCAACTACCATATTGCAGCCTTGAACCCTCTGCTTACTCCACAGAGACATCTGCAGGATGATTGCTGCTCCTTGCATGTCCTTTTGACATTTGCTGTCCTTTTGTCATAAACTTCCTCTCTGTCTTTGTTCCTCAGCTCTAATACTCACACACTATAGTAGCTTTTAAAGAGACAGTCATGTTTGTCTCTTTCTGTATGATGGGAATGAACATGGATGGAAAAAATCAGCATGTTTGAAACTAACTggtttattttagcatgaacttTCATGGGCCTATATTATAAGAAGTGAATTGATGATTCATGAATGCTTATGCTAAAATCAGCCAGTTAGTCTCGTTTAGATtactgccgatttctgggcctgaatatattgcacaagatttccctagcctaaaatgatacattttaatatattggttttatggttcccgttcccttgatctggtcatgtaagcgtgatttattgttataattgtattattttactttgtttaataatgtgtattatgttgttatgtaatgtttgtgtttgcttttatgactgtaaacagccctgagtcccatccgggagatagggcggtatataaataaagttttttttttattattattattattattattattattattattattattattattattattatagagtagCACTACTTTAAATGACTCAATGACAATGGAATCCATATAATCccccatatatatttattttagagCTAAATTGTATCACACATAAATTGTCTTTCTTACTTGCACCTATATTTTGAACTCTGTGGGAGGCTGAAAGTTACTGTTTTTAATCCCAGCTATGATCAGACCTCACTTCAGTGACAGACACAAACCACTTTGTGTTCTTCATGTGATAAACTATGTCAGGCATTGGTAGCTTTCATGTTTTTGGAATGGTGAATCTACTCTGGTTGAATTCTAGTATTGAGTCAGAAGATATGTTCAGCActctggatagttcctttaatatTTGGAAAAACTAGCAAATTGGCCACACTACTGACATGAAAGTGTTCCAAACGTTCAATTTGTTACAAACAGGAAGCAACTGCAATTGGGATGCCCCTTCTGAACATATGGCAAGTGATTTGCATGCAGAAACACCCTAACACAggttagggtgagctcccgtgCTTTGCATGCAGAAACACCCTAACACAggttagggtgagctcccgccatcagccCAGCGTCTGCttacttagcagttcgaaaataacaatgtaggtagataaataggtactgctttggcagggaggtaaaaggtgccctgaaaaTATGCTGGCGAAAATCCGACCAGGAAAGGCGTCCATGGACGACAGGCTCCTTggcgtggaaaatgaaacaatagcacctccccatggccaagttgaGCACAACtggatgctggagatgaaaagagggaagccttgcctgtttatgtactgtctgtctctgtcaattgtataacggcattgaatatttgccatatatgtaatgtatatgtatatgtaatgtatatgtatatgtaaacctgtaatccgctctgagtcccctcagggagaaagagcagaatataaatctatatatataaaagggtaatgaaatttcggcctaggacaaaacaacaaaactgcacatcccagaaacactacacttggcagcacaacccctcatccatgcctctatgttcatacaacaaaaagaaaaataaagtcctaattagagggggaggaattattgtttttatccaattgctgccagttggaaggctaagctccgccaacttggtctcctagcaacccactcagcccaggggacaggcagagttaggcctcacttaggcctcttccacaatgcctataaaatacagattatctgattttaactggattatatggcagtgtagactcaaggctataCAACCCATtcataatggacttaatgtcaggggaaaacctttaccctttaccttaactaccaccaattcctcaatactttatttcccataccaccatacttcaccacagcaacgcgtggccgggcacagctagtaaagtatattatgattatgatcCGAGTGTGGCCAAGATACCAAAGGTTATTAGTGAGGAAGAACAGATAAGCAGGAAAGGGCCgcagcagtttccttttgccttttgcAAGATTCCGCCCTTTCCTCTCCCCTGTGAAGAGTTAATTgtgtacaaactacttttgctcCTTGAACTCAATTtttagcaattgaagtaagctgaggacaaaacaGGAAAGTGGACGGAAAAGAGAGTAAtagggatattttaaaaacagttggGGGAAAATGGGTGGACGCAGGATGAGTTCGGACTGTCCTTGCCAAAGTGGGGTGGCTGGAGGATATGAATGTGGCAACACATTGCTGAGTCATAACCTGATACacggcaacagcagcagcagcagcttgccAAGCCAAGCCTTGCAAGGTGGGTGCAGGAACACAAAGCAGAAGGGCCACCCAGAAAAAAAACAAGGACAGATGGTGATAACCGGAGACTGTGGGAATCATTTGGAGAGGGATGGGGAGCAATAGCTGAGAAAAAGAGCTGCATCAGAGATCGCCCTTGTAATTGGGCAAGAGACAAACGTCATGTATGTCGCAATCAATGTACTGAATGTTAAGGGGCCATGGGATGCCTTGTTGGTTTTGCACCAGCAGGCTCAAGGCCCCTTCCTTCAGAAAGTCAGACGCTGGAGACATTTGAAAGACGTGCAGCAAGGGTGGTTTCTTCAAAaccagcctctgaggatgacttgCAGTTTTATCTCATAGTGTCTGAAATGCCAAGCTGCAAGATGCTTGCAAAATGAGGACAAGTAATCAATAATTGTCTGCCTACATGGATATCCTATTCTGGTTTTTGGAATCCCAATAGAGACAAATTAATGTACTTTAAGCAGTGAACATTGCAATTCTCTAGCTCTGTTTCAATCCCTTCTGCAAGTTACTgtgaagcaaaaataaaatacattgcttTGTATAGCAGAGAAACTGTTTGAACATTCCTTGATTGCTGTTGCTTTTTGGTAATTCTTGCTCTGTTTCTTCTGCTCGACTATCCTTCAGATCGACATGGAAGATGTGAGTTCCAAAAGGGTCAGTGATTTCTTGCAGAAATGTGTCAAACTTGAGGATCATGAAAGGGATGCTCAGCCCAAAGAGGAGATCCTAGAAGTGCAATCGCTCCCTATCCTCGCACCATCCTATCCTCAGACAGTGCAAGGTATCggaatttctttctcttccctcatCACCAACTACTTCTTCCTTCAATTGTAtctaaatgtattatttatttatttatttatttttcaaacttatatgccgccactcccctagggctcggagcggcttacaagaaccggctaaaatctttttttttttataaaatactttttattaaactTTAATGTGTTACACAAGGAtcagagggggggagggaggggaagttGGGGGGACTATAGGGATGTTGGTGTGGGGTTGACGGATATGGTTCAGGGAGGGAGGGTACGGGAATAGGGAAGGGGTAACAGCTGGGAGGGAGGGTTCTCTATCCGGGatgttggggagggggagagggggggggagatagaCTTCCGATCTTTTCACTTCCTGTACGTTTCCTGTCTTAGGACGCTGGTTCTTGCATGTAGTTATCTAGAAGTGTCCAATTCGTTTCTTTCATTGGTCTTCCGTTAGCCTTTTTCAGCAAGTAcgtcagtctgtccatgtttttGATGTCCATTAATTTCTCCAGCCATGCTTCTTTGGTGaggttcttcccttctttccagtTTTTGGCTACTACTGTTCTAGCTGCAGTGATGGCATAAATAAAGATTTTCTCTTTATTGATTTCCCCTGTTTCCGAATTCgggtctattttatttttaaagttatataaTCCTAATAAGAAATATTCTGGTTTGCATTCAAGATTtactttaaagatttttttacatTCTCTGTGGATTATCGACCAGAAGTTTTTAATAAccttacagctccaccacatgtggaagtatgaGCCCACCTGTTTTTTACAATGCCAACAGAGATTATTTCTATCTTTATACATAGATCCTATTTTTTTTGGCGTTAGATACCACCTGTGAACAATTTTTAGCCAGTTTTCCTTCAGCTCAATTGAATAgcatattttagtatttttattcCAGATGGTATTCCATTCATCTATTGTTATCGCTCTGCCTACATTCCTGGACCAATTTAGCATTGAGTCCTTAATTATATCCTTTTCCGTATTCCattctaatattttattataaattaatgttataatttttttttcccttttaagtaAGTTATCCCAGAAATTCGTATTTATATTAAATCcaattattttgtcttttttatagCATTCTTTTATTTGATAGTATTGAAGCCATGTAATATTTATATACTTTTTTTGAATTTCCTTCCAATCTTTTACTGGTGGTGGTTCTCTTGTAatactttcttttttaatgatATCTTTGTATGTCGGCCATTTCTGCCATCCTAATAGTCTGCGCTGACTGGCTTCCAGAGGCGAAAACCATAGGGGGGTTTTCCTATATAAGTatcctttatatttttcccaaattgcGATTAAGGcagatctaataaaatgatttccaaattctTTGTCAATTTTCCTCTTATCTTGCCATAGGTAACCGTGCCAGCCCCATCGTAAGTTATATCCTTCTATAGTTAGTaatttgattttttccaattttacccAGTCTATTATCCATTCTAATGCGCAAGCATCAtggtatatttgtagatttggtAAGTCAAAGCCCCCCCTTTCTTTTGGAGTGGTCATAGTTGTAAATTTTACTCTGGGTTTCTTATTTTgccaaatgaatttatttatttcccgatTCCAATCCGTAAATAATTTTTTACCTCTGATAATGGGGATATTGCGAAACAGGTATAGTAATTAAGGAAGGATATTCATTTTgaaagaaccggctaaaatcaacaatttaaaaacatcttaaaaacatctttaaaaaacatctttaaaaatatctttaaaaacatcctaaaagcaccttttaaaacatcaacaacagaactcaaaagcctgttgaaacaggtgtgtcttacatgccctacggaaggccaacaagtcccgcaaggcacaaacttcaggtggcaaggtgttccacagagatggcgccactacttgTTGTTAACTTTATGTGTGCATTTTTGTTCCCTTGGAATTGTTCTTGTCGTTGCAAGCACTATAGATCTATAAACATGTTTCTATATATGCATGTTTCTCCTGAAGTCTTTGCAAACcacatatatccattaatcttataaaagcatttccccctgaaatatgtGTTAATCTcacctacagatatataggcatttccccctgcaagcctttgcaatccctatgtacctatatatctgtaactatctatatacattaattttatatatgaattttcgcctcatatgtttgcaggtctttgcaaatcctatatagatataattatctttatatagagagatgtctagatagatagatagatagatagatagatagatagatagatagatagatagatatagggcttgcaaatattacagggggaaatgcacacacaaatatatatagacatgtctagatagatatgaatatagatatataaaaggtaaaagtaaaggtttcccctgacgttaagtccagtcgtgtccaactttgggtgttggtgctcatctccatttctaagccgaagagctggcgttgtctgtagacatttccaaggtcatgtggccagcatgactgcatggagcgccgttaccttcccaccagagtagtacctattgatctacgcacatttgcatgttttcaagctgctaggttggcagaagccggagctaacagcaggcgctccctCCGCTCCCTCCCTATaggtatatagggcttgcaaatattacagggaaaatgcacacatacacatagagagaaagatgtctagatagatataaacatagatatatagggcttacaaatattgcaggagggaaatgtacATATAgggagagaggatttgcaaacatttcaagggaaaatgcatatgtgaaattagtatatataattatagagctatatctaactctgcattgtttatatatgcattgaatatttgcctgttactgtGTTGAAAGCcaacctgagtccccatggggagatagggcgggatacaaattaagtattcttcttcttcttcttcttcttcttcttattattattattattattattattattattaagttatttttgataccatattgtttttgttggccctacttttccactttcaGAGCTGGTTTACTGTTTCCTTTGAAAtacattaaatattcaaaaacgtttaacaaactgatgcctcaattaatgtaattttattggtatctatttttattttgaaatgtaccattTCCCACccttagcttatactcgagtcaataagttttcttagttttttgtggtaaaattaggtgcctcggcttatatttggattgGCTTCTATATATGGTATGGTATATATGGTATGCTTTCTAGGAGGTTCCAGATTGCAATAAAATGCAATTCAGATGCAATAAAAAGTTTCCCTTGAGCCAGGAAACAGCAAAAGGTTggatacaaaaagaaaaataattggcTCTTTTTACTATACCTGCTGTGTAGTGAAGAAGGGTAACTTGTAAAGCTCATTTCTCATTATTTTAGCAAAAGGCATAATAAGGCAATTTGGTCTTCTGTTGTTGTCTTCTGCACTGGACTAAGAACATGACAATGAGATcactcttctctctttttccccatTTCACAGAAGAAATATCAATGGTTTTCAACACCTGTGCAATGCCAGCCAACTTAGGTCCATGCACCAGAAGGAGGCGTGAAAAAAGCACTGGCCATGATGGCACAAGCACGTCTCTCTACGTCGACCGGCGCAAATCCAAGGTGTGGAACTATTACACCAAGTTGGGAGACGCCTACGTTGAGTGCAATGTCTGCAAGAAACAGTTGTCCTTCCACAACAGCACCACTACCATGAGGGAACATCTGGTGAGAAAACACAGCATCCGTGACACTTTGTTATCGCAGTTAAAGGATGACCAGATTTCAGACCCTGACTACATAGCTCAGGAGAATGCAATTAAAAGGGCCCGCCAGCTAACACCTGAAAACAGCAATCAGTACCACACTGTGCCCTGCACAGAACCTAGAACTGATGTAATTCTGGAGCTTGTGCTAGAAATGATTTTTCGGGACCTTCATCCCCTCTCAGTAGTGAAGGACAAAGGCTTTGGTCTTCTAATAGGCTACCTAGAACCCAGTTTTATTCTTCCATCTCCTATGCAGCTCTCTAGCATGTTGTGGCACCGATACAACGTTGTCAAGCAACACCTGGAACATTACCTACAAACAGCCCAGTCTATCGTGATCTGTGCTGAGTTCTGGCTCTCCCAGCCCAACCAGACATACCTGACAATCATGGCTAACTTTATCGATGGGGAATGGCGACGGGCAAGATGCATCTTGGAGACCCAACAAGTGCATGAAAATAAAATGGAGAGCAATTTGGGAGATAGGCTGTACTCAGTCTTGACTGACTTTGGGATGCCCAGTAAGTCTGTTTTCTGTGTGATGCATGACAGCCTCCAGGATATGGAGGTGAACGCCTCACAACTCAAATGTGTCCATGGCTGGACTAGCCTATGCTGTGCTGCTCACCTGCTCCATCTCTGCGTCCAGGCAGGTTTTGAGGTGGAGCAGGTACAAGAGGCCCTGAGTGCCGCCCGCAGCATTGTCTGCTACTTCCAGCAGGATGCTAAAGCCACCTGCTCACTGAATAGCAAACTGGAAGCCATCAACAAGACAAAACTGAAACTGGTGATGGACACCGGAGCTCGGTGGATAACCACCATTGAAATGTGCGAGTGTCTGTTGGATCTCAAGTGGGCCATCATGTCCGTGTTGGAAGAACATCCCAAGGGAGCAATCATGGTCCAGAATTTGGCAGACCATCAGTGGAAACTCTTGCAGGATCTAATGCCTGTCATGAGGACCCTAAAGATCGCCACGTCCTTCTTGAGGGAGGAGCAGAATTTCTCCATATCTTCCTTGATGCCATGCATCCACGGCGTTGTCACAGCCATTGGACAGCAGTCGGAAGAGGCAAGCGGCACCATTAAGACTGTGGTGAACAATATAAGGTCAGAGCTCACACAACGTTGGGGAATCTTAGATGATGAGAAACTGCTGGAGAGCCCAGCAGTGGTTGCATCCTTCTTAGACCCGCGTTTCAAAGAAATGAGGTTCCTCAATCCCAGTCTGCGGAGTGAGCtccacaaaaaaattaaaaacatgctGTCCCAGGTCTTTAACCACCAGTCCCCAGTGTCAACCCAGTTCTGGGTTCCAAGCTCTGACTATAAAGCAGAGGTGAGTGAAGCAGCCAGCCAGCTTTCTGCTCATAAGGAAAGAGGTCCAAGCGGGCAGTCCCAGAGTATGTACGACATCCTCTTAGGAAAAGACCCAACGGAGAGTATGCCTGAGATCCACCAGCAGCTGGAGAACTACATCGTGGAACCCCTCTGCAAGCGCAGCACTAACCCCTTGGACTGGTGGAAGAACAATGAACACCGTTTCCCCTCTGTAGCCAGGTTAGCCAGGCAATACCTGGCTATCCCAGCAACGGTCGTGCCACCAGATCAGGCCTTTGCTGCCATTGAAAGTGCCCTGGAGCATAGGAGGGGCGTGCTGGCCCCTGAAAATCTGGACCAAATTCTCTTCTTGCAtcaaaattttgattttttggaATCTATGCGAAATAGTGGTGAGAATCCAAATAAGACTGTGCAAAACCAGTTCTGAAAGTTGAGTGGAAAAAGCACAGAAGCTACCCAGAGAATTAGTGCGTAGTCAGTAcactgggaaaaggaagggaggttGTAGTCTTGAAAAGGACATATTTGCCTTCAGGTCACTTTAAAACATCCAAGAGACTAGACTCAACCTCTTAATTTACAAATTAGCCTGCTGCCTAAGCTTATTCAAGGTTTTCTAGTAGAGGTAGGTTGTTCcctaaataaaataagaataatgtTCTTTAAAAGCCATGTTCTAGGCtgaagcagaaaaaaagaaaaatgaccaCATGCAACAGTGCATTCCTGGAGGGCAGATCCTCCAGACCCATGAAAGCATAGCTGGGGATTAGAATTATGCCCTTAACTATGTTCGAGAAGGCCTAAGAATGTAGAAATGATCCCAGAGCTCAGATAAGTATGTTATAGTGCTCTGTGGGTCCATGCATGCACCTGTGTGTGTATCAGTTACTTTAAGATAGGTAAGGCAAAGAGCATCCTTTAGGCCAGCTCTCCCCTAACTCTGGTATTGAAAAATTAGCCCTAAAATAcgttgtcgaaggcgttcatggctggaatcacaggattgttgtgtgttttccgggctgtatggccatgtttcagaagtattctctaccaatgtttcacccacatctatggcaggcatcctcagaaattgtgaggtatgatacctcacaacctctgaggatgcctgccatagatgtgggcgaaacatcaggagagagtgcttctggaacatggccatacaacccggaaaacacacaataaccctagCCCTAAAATACTTTCTATAGTGCACAGGGGATATTGCCACATCACCACTACCTCTGCCACCAATTTTTGCATACTGAATCAGGCATCAATtcactttttgttgttttaaaaaccttCACCTGGGCCTAAATACATGCCACCCAAGCCTCTCAATCTGTGATTTCCAAACATTggtctcccggtgttttggacttcaactctcagcagCCTGtgtccaatgatcagggattctgggagctaaagtgcAAAACAACTAGTGGTCTAGAATTTGTTAATCACTGTTCTTGACAATGTCTAGAAGCATGTGGGAGTTGGgatccccccacccacccacccaaatgCAGCCATTTAGCCTTTCATAGTTACCTACCCTGGCTTTATAATGAATTTCCTTGAGGTTCTTCCAATGGGAGAACCTAAGTATTCTTCACATCTTCTGTTTGAAATTCTGGAAATAGAAGTGGTAGTACTGCAGTCAACGAGATGTTTGAAGAAAGCTTTGCTCATTTCTGATGACTGGTTATGCAGGTACTTGATTGGAATTGGTGAGGCCAATGTTTGTAGGGCCATAGCTTGGGAGTACCTTGCTGTGAAAGAAAGCAGAGGCTTCCTTCTGCAAAGCCTTGCAAGCACTGTGGCTTGCTACTTTCTCACCCATGCAATCCTAGAGTGAGTTGGTCAGTCAACTTGATTGgtctgctttaaaaacaaaagtaggtACTGTGATTCCCCTTTATAAGCACAGACCAAAAATCCTGCAAGTCCAGTAATAGGCCTGGTGCCAATCAGATGGTTTAAATAAGCccataaataaaagaacaatggtCTTGGTCTCGTGGCAGTTCAACTTTGGCTTCTGTTGAAAGCAAATGCAGCCCAGTCCTCTTGGCTTGTGTCTCCTATATACTTTTCCTTTGCAGGATTGAAAACACCTAAACTTTTATATGAAAGTTAACATACACTGATCTGTAAGGAAATCAAAACCCCGGAATGCTCGTAGAAATAAGAGGCTATATGCAACATTTTGTGTGTTGTGTGTCAAGTCAATTTCGACTTGTGACGATCTTGCCCTAGGGTTTTCATG is part of the Anolis carolinensis isolate JA03-04 unplaced genomic scaffold, rAnoCar3.1.pri scaffold_10, whole genome shotgun sequence genome and encodes:
- the LOC103280980 gene encoding E3 SUMO-protein ligase ZBED1, with product MQAETILHCNHMFLYDQRSPGRITSEERLGCNSHFAAPGAARLQCKPLRLRYAQDNKGIDMEDVSSKRVSDFLQKCVKLEDHERDAQPKEEILEVQSLPILAPSYPQTVQEEISMVFNTCAMPANLGPCTRRRREKSTGHDGTSTSLYVDRRKSKVWNYYTKLGDAYVECNVCKKQLSFHNSTTTMREHLVRKHSIRDTLLSQLKDDQISDPDYIAQENAIKRARQLTPENSNQYHTVPCTEPRTDVILELVLEMIFRDLHPLSVVKDKGFGLLIGYLEPSFILPSPMQLSSMLWHRYNVVKQHLEHYLQTAQSIVICAEFWLSQPNQTYLTIMANFIDGEWRRARCILETQQVHENKMESNLGDRLYSVLTDFGMPSKSVFCVMHDSLQDMEVNASQLKCVHGWTSLCCAAHLLHLCVQAGFEVEQVQEALSAARSIVCYFQQDAKATCSLNSKLEAINKTKLKLVMDTGARWITTIEMCECLLDLKWAIMSVLEEHPKGAIMVQNLADHQWKLLQDLMPVMRTLKIATSFLREEQNFSISSLMPCIHGVVTAIGQQSEEASGTIKTVVNNIRSELTQRWGILDDEKLLESPAVVASFLDPRFKEMRFLNPSLRSELHKKIKNMLSQVFNHQSPVSTQFWVPSSDYKAEVSEAASQLSAHKERGPSGQSQSMYDILLGKDPTESMPEIHQQLENYIVEPLCKRSTNPLDWWKNNEHRFPSVARLARQYLAIPATVVPPDQAFAAIESALEHRRGVLAPENLDQILFLHQNFDFLESMRNSGENPNKTVQNQF